The following coding sequences lie in one Pseudomonas syringae CC1557 genomic window:
- a CDS encoding bifunctional aminoglycoside phosphotransferase/ATP-binding protein produces the protein MSQSLIAALQNPALFPHPVEHFQVIETHISWVLLTGPYAYKIKKPMNFGFLDFTTLALREHFCREELRLNKRTTDDLYLEVLSITGSPEAPQWGGDGEVIEYALKMRQFSQDGLLSTLQANGELTTAHIDALAQQIADFHLDSPRVTSESELGSPDSVMAPVVQNFEQIRPLISEKSDLDQLDALQAWAESSFARLKPLLTQRKADGFIRECHGDIHLGNATVIDGKVVLFDCIEFNEPFRKTDVYADIGFLAMDLEDRGLKSLSRRLVSQYLEVTGDYEGLELLNFYKAYRAMVRAKVALFSQAPDADGLQRAATLRQYRNYANLAESYSAIPSPFLAITHGVSAVGKSHVAMRLVESLGAVRLRSDIERKRLFASQGTELYGEQASITTYARLHELAEKTLRAGFSVVIDATYLKHGQRDAAAKIAEITGVPFLILDCEAPQAVIAGWLAQRQAQNNDPSDATLEVIEAQQASREPLEADEILRSKKVATNVSSDLDSLVDTLRQRLPSL, from the coding sequence GTGAGCCAGTCTTTGATTGCAGCCCTGCAGAACCCTGCCCTCTTCCCTCATCCGGTGGAGCATTTTCAGGTCATCGAAACGCACATTTCGTGGGTTCTGCTGACCGGCCCTTACGCCTACAAAATCAAAAAGCCGATGAACTTCGGCTTTCTCGACTTCACAACACTCGCCCTGCGCGAGCATTTCTGCCGTGAAGAGCTGCGCCTGAACAAGCGCACCACCGACGATCTGTACCTGGAAGTGCTGTCGATCACCGGCTCGCCCGAAGCGCCACAATGGGGCGGCGACGGCGAAGTTATCGAGTATGCACTCAAGATGCGCCAGTTTTCTCAGGACGGCTTGCTGAGTACGCTTCAGGCAAATGGCGAACTGACCACCGCGCATATCGATGCGCTGGCACAGCAGATCGCGGATTTCCATCTCGACTCGCCACGCGTTACCAGCGAAAGCGAGTTGGGGTCGCCTGACAGCGTCATGGCGCCGGTGGTACAGAATTTCGAGCAGATTCGCCCGTTAATCAGCGAAAAGTCCGACCTGGATCAGCTTGATGCCCTACAGGCGTGGGCTGAATCGAGCTTTGCACGACTCAAACCACTGCTGACCCAGCGCAAGGCTGACGGCTTTATCCGCGAGTGCCATGGCGATATCCATCTGGGCAACGCAACCGTGATCGACGGTAAGGTCGTGCTCTTTGACTGCATCGAATTCAACGAGCCCTTCCGCAAGACGGATGTCTACGCAGACATCGGCTTTCTGGCAATGGACCTTGAAGACCGGGGCCTGAAATCACTTTCACGGCGTCTTGTCAGCCAATACCTGGAAGTGACCGGCGATTATGAAGGCCTTGAGTTGCTGAACTTCTACAAGGCCTACCGCGCCATGGTTCGTGCCAAGGTTGCGCTATTCAGCCAGGCACCCGACGCCGATGGATTGCAGCGTGCGGCAACGCTGCGCCAGTATCGCAACTACGCCAATCTGGCCGAAAGCTACAGTGCCATCCCCTCGCCATTCCTGGCCATCACCCACGGTGTCTCCGCGGTAGGCAAGAGCCACGTAGCCATGCGGCTGGTCGAGTCACTGGGCGCTGTGCGCCTGCGCTCCGATATCGAACGCAAACGCCTGTTTGCCAGTCAGGGCACAGAGCTGTATGGCGAGCAGGCCAGCATTACCACCTATGCGCGCTTGCACGAGCTGGCTGAAAAGACCCTGCGTGCAGGTTTCTCGGTTGTCATCGACGCCACTTATCTCAAGCATGGGCAGCGTGACGCCGCGGCCAAAATAGCTGAAATCACAGGTGTGCCGTTCCTGATCCTCGATTGCGAGGCGCCACAGGCGGTCATCGCTGGCTGGCTCGCGCAACGTCAGGCACAGAACAACGATCCGTCCGACGCAACTCTGGAGGTTATCGAAGCTCAGCAAGCCAGTCGCGAACCGCTCGAAGCAGACGAAATCCTGCGCAGCAAGAAGGTTGCGACCAATGTCAGCAGCGATCTGGACAGCCTTGTCGACACCCTGCGCCAGCGCCTGCCAAGCCTGTAA
- a CDS encoding pentapeptide repeat-containing protein yields the protein MSQPKQIDSPLYMLLRKENIEGFNQEKPRTGTIDMVGGDFRGLDLRSLDTAGIDFTDAYFRSADLRGLDLRNTPMEGASIAHAQISGVFFPPELSADEILMSVNFGTRLRYRIR from the coding sequence ATGAGCCAGCCCAAACAGATCGACTCACCGCTTTACATGCTGCTGCGCAAGGAAAATATCGAAGGCTTCAATCAGGAAAAACCACGAACCGGCACCATCGACATGGTCGGCGGCGATTTCCGTGGTCTGGACCTGCGTTCGCTGGACACCGCAGGCATCGACTTCACCGATGCCTACTTCCGATCCGCCGACCTGCGTGGCCTGGATCTGCGCAACACGCCGATGGAAGGTGCAAGCATCGCTCACGCACAGATCTCTGGCGTCTTTTTCCCGCCCGAGCTTTCCGCCGACGAGATCCTGATGTCCGTCAATTTCGGTACGCGACTGCGCTATCGCATTCGTTGA
- the deoC gene encoding deoxyribose-phosphate aldolase, protein MKPMTADDEWQARQAIRLMELFALNIDDTEQRVVGICQRAWTPVGPVAAVCVQPRFVCLARTTLDRMLARDIKVVAVVNFPHGSSNIESVVSEVRAALIAGADEIDIVYPFRSLLGGDRQTGIDLISACSSLCGGQVALTVTLETGDLRDSQTIHAACCDAIASGANFIKSSTGKAATHVTPQAARIMLASIADVGGQVGFKVAGGIRTYDEARFYLALARGRFGTQWVNAGRVRLGGSSLLDDLLGRLGLQEVAGESGGF, encoded by the coding sequence ATGAAACCCATGACTGCAGATGACGAGTGGCAGGCGCGCCAGGCTATCAGGTTGATGGAGCTTTTCGCCCTCAACATCGACGACACCGAACAGCGCGTTGTCGGTATTTGCCAGCGGGCCTGGACGCCAGTCGGGCCTGTCGCGGCAGTTTGCGTTCAGCCGCGCTTCGTATGCCTGGCGCGCACCACGCTTGACCGGATGCTGGCGCGCGATATCAAGGTGGTAGCTGTGGTCAACTTCCCCCACGGCAGCAGCAATATCGAATCGGTGGTTTCCGAAGTGCGCGCTGCGTTGATAGCTGGCGCTGACGAGATTGACATTGTCTATCCCTTTCGGTCACTGCTGGGTGGGGACCGGCAGACCGGTATAGATCTGATATCGGCGTGCAGTTCGTTGTGCGGCGGGCAAGTGGCGCTCACGGTGACCCTTGAGACAGGTGATCTGCGGGACTCGCAAACCATCCACGCCGCCTGTTGCGACGCAATTGCCTCAGGGGCCAACTTCATCAAGAGCAGCACGGGCAAGGCCGCCACCCACGTCACTCCGCAAGCTGCACGCATCATGCTGGCGTCCATCGCTGATGTTGGCGGGCAGGTCGGATTCAAAGTCGCTGGAGGCATTCGCACGTACGACGAGGCACGCTTTTACCTGGCGTTGGCTCGCGGACGGTTTGGTACGCAGTGGGTCAATGCCGGACGCGTGCGTTTGGGCGGTTCCAGTCTGCTGGATGACCTGCTGGGGCGATTGGGGCTGCAGGAAGTAGCGGGTGAAAGCGGCGGTTTCTGA
- a CDS encoding Rieske (2Fe-2S) protein, whose protein sequence is MRFLCTSSQLPEAQSRGFEVGEHKLLAIRRQGSVFIYRNRCPHRGISLEWQADQFLDSSASLIQCATHGALFLIESGECVAGPCEGQSLTAIGCREDDQGIWVELPQDDDGC, encoded by the coding sequence TTGAGATTTCTTTGCACCTCCAGTCAGTTGCCCGAAGCACAAAGTCGCGGGTTTGAAGTCGGTGAGCACAAACTGCTGGCGATCCGTCGTCAGGGAAGCGTGTTCATCTATCGCAATCGCTGTCCGCATCGCGGCATTAGTCTGGAGTGGCAGGCGGATCAATTCCTCGACAGCAGCGCCAGCCTGATCCAGTGCGCCACGCATGGTGCGTTGTTTCTGATCGAGAGCGGCGAATGTGTTGCCGGGCCGTGTGAAGGTCAGTCGTTGACAGCGATTGGCTGCCGTGAGGATGACCAGGGTATCTGGGTCGAGCTGCCGCAAGATGATGACGGCTGTTGA
- the sfsA gene encoding DNA/RNA nuclease SfsA, producing the protein MRFTPELEQGRLLIRYKRFLADIETDSGERLTIHCPNTGSMLNCMMPGGRVWFSRSNDPKRKLPGTWEISETPQGRLACINTGRANTLVEEALRAGVISELNGFTALKREVAYGQEKSRVDFRLEYPDGYLYLEVKSVTLGFDDSAVAAFPDAVTQRGARHLRELATLAHAGVRAVLLYCVNLTGVDAVRPAKEIDPAYASALREAVDAGVQILAYGVQLTPQQVYIDRPLTVQWLD; encoded by the coding sequence ATGCGCTTTACTCCGGAACTTGAGCAAGGCCGCCTGCTGATTCGTTACAAGCGCTTTCTGGCTGATATCGAAACCGACAGCGGCGAAAGGCTGACCATTCATTGCCCCAACACCGGTTCGATGCTCAATTGCATGATGCCTGGCGGGCGAGTGTGGTTCAGTCGCTCGAATGACCCCAAACGCAAGCTGCCGGGCACTTGGGAAATCAGCGAAACGCCACAGGGTCGCCTGGCCTGCATCAATACCGGGCGCGCGAATACGCTGGTCGAGGAAGCTTTGCGCGCTGGCGTCATCAGCGAGCTCAACGGCTTTACCGCACTCAAGCGCGAGGTGGCCTATGGACAGGAAAAAAGCCGGGTGGACTTTCGCCTGGAATACCCGGATGGCTACCTGTACCTGGAAGTGAAGAGCGTCACCTTGGGGTTCGATGATTCTGCGGTGGCCGCGTTTCCCGATGCTGTCACCCAGCGGGGTGCACGGCACTTGCGGGAGCTTGCGACGCTGGCGCATGCAGGTGTGCGTGCCGTGTTGTTGTATTGCGTCAACCTGACCGGCGTCGATGCCGTGCGTCCGGCGAAGGAAATCGACCCTGCCTATGCATCTGCGTTGCGGGAAGCGGTCGACGCAGGTGTGCAGATTCTGGCGTATGGCGTGCAACTGACGCCGCAGCAGGTCTACATCGACCGACCTTTGACGGTGCAATGGCTGGACTAG
- a CDS encoding pyridoxal phosphate-dependent aminotransferase yields MAQPYSARSRAIEPFHVMALLARANELQAAGHDVIHLEIGEPDFTTAEPIIKAGQAALADGKTRYTAARGLPQLREAIAGFYAQRYRLDIDPQRILVTPGGSGALLLASSLLVDPGKHWLLADPGYPCNRHFLRLVEGEAQLVPVGPQERYQLTPELVAAHWNQNSVGALVASPANPTGTLLQRGELAALSEALKARNGHFVVDEIYHGLTYGVEASSVLEVDNDAFVLNSFSKYFGMTGWRLGWLVAPPDAVADLEKLAQNLYISAPSMAQYAALACFEPQTLAILEQRRAEFGRRRDFLLPALRALGFGIAVEPEGAFYLYADISAFGGDAIAFCRHFLETEHVAFTPGLDFGRHQAGHHVRFAYTQSLPRLEQAVERITRGLRSWNA; encoded by the coding sequence ATGGCTCAGCCTTACAGCGCACGCAGTCGCGCCATCGAACCTTTTCATGTCATGGCGCTTCTGGCGCGGGCCAATGAATTACAGGCGGCGGGCCATGATGTCATCCACCTGGAAATCGGCGAACCCGACTTCACGACCGCTGAACCGATAATCAAGGCGGGACAGGCGGCGCTGGCAGATGGCAAAACTCGTTACACCGCCGCCCGTGGCCTGCCGCAACTGCGTGAAGCCATTGCTGGTTTTTATGCCCAGCGCTACAGGCTCGACATTGATCCGCAGCGCATTCTGGTCACCCCGGGTGGTTCGGGGGCCTTGTTGCTCGCCAGCAGTCTGTTGGTCGATCCAGGCAAGCATTGGTTGCTGGCCGATCCAGGCTACCCGTGCAATCGACATTTTCTGCGTCTGGTCGAAGGCGAAGCGCAACTGGTCCCGGTCGGGCCGCAGGAGCGTTATCAGCTTACGCCCGAATTGGTGGCTGCTCACTGGAATCAGAACAGCGTCGGAGCGTTGGTCGCATCGCCTGCCAACCCTACTGGCACGCTGTTGCAGCGTGGCGAGTTGGCAGCCTTGTCCGAGGCACTGAAGGCGCGTAACGGGCATTTTGTGGTGGACGAGATCTATCACGGTCTCACCTATGGTGTTGAAGCCAGCAGCGTTCTGGAGGTGGATAACGACGCCTTCGTGCTGAATAGTTTTTCAAAGTATTTCGGCATGACCGGATGGCGGCTGGGCTGGCTGGTTGCGCCACCCGATGCGGTGGCTGATCTGGAAAAGCTGGCGCAGAACCTCTACATCAGCGCACCGAGCATGGCGCAATATGCCGCGCTGGCCTGCTTCGAGCCACAGACGCTGGCAATCCTCGAGCAGCGCCGTGCCGAGTTCGGCCGCCGTCGGGACTTTCTGCTGCCTGCTTTGCGGGCGTTGGGTTTTGGCATCGCTGTCGAGCCGGAAGGTGCTTTTTATCTGTATGCCGACATTTCTGCGTTTGGCGGTGACGCCATCGCGTTTTGTCGGCATTTTCTGGAAACCGAGCATGTGGCCTTCACCCCGGGGCTGGACTTCGGTCGCCATCAGGCGGGGCATCATGTGCGCTTCGCCTACACGCAGAGCCTGCCGCGCCTGGAACAGGCCGTCGAGCGCATCACTCGCGGTCTGCGGAGCTGGAACGCCTGA
- the dksA gene encoding RNA polymerase-binding protein DksA, protein MPTQENQQSKPISGFEPYVQTKGEEYMGESMRLHFTKILNKWKQDLMKEVDRTVDHMKDEAANFPDPADRASQEEEFSLELRARDRERKLIKKIDKTLQLIKDEEYGWCESCGVEIGIRRLEARPTADQCVDCKTLAEIKEKQVGK, encoded by the coding sequence ATGCCCACCCAAGAGAACCAACAAAGCAAGCCAATCAGCGGCTTTGAACCCTACGTGCAAACGAAGGGCGAAGAGTACATGGGCGAGTCCATGCGCTTGCATTTCACCAAAATCCTGAACAAATGGAAGCAGGACTTGATGAAAGAGGTCGACCGCACGGTTGACCACATGAAGGACGAAGCTGCGAATTTCCCTGATCCGGCCGACCGTGCCAGCCAGGAAGAGGAGTTCAGCCTTGAGCTTCGTGCCCGTGATCGCGAGCGCAAATTGATCAAGAAGATCGACAAAACGCTGCAACTGATCAAGGACGAGGAATATGGCTGGTGTGAATCCTGCGGCGTTGAGATCGGTATCCGCCGCCTTGAGGCACGCCCAACGGCTGACCAGTGCGTCGACTGCAAGACGCTTGCAGAAATCAAGGAAAAACAGGTCGGCAAATGA
- the gluQRS gene encoding tRNA glutamyl-Q(34) synthetase GluQRS codes for MKKPTYIGRFAPTPSGYLHFGSLVAALASYLDARAVGGQWLLRMEDLDPPREEPGAQTAILDTLERYGFEWDGAMVRQSERHEAYAEIIQRWFNHGLAYACTCSRKQLESFQGIYPGFCRDAGHAPDNAAIRIRVPELEYRFEDRAQGIFRMHLGRESGDFVIRRRDGLYAYQLAVVIDDAWQGITDIVRGADLLDSTPRHLYLQELLGLPQPRYLHVPLITQPDGHKLGKSYRSPPLPADQATPLLLRALRALGQTVEAHMAEGTAKEVLAWGIEHWNADLIPRLRTIEEARID; via the coding sequence ATGAAAAAACCGACCTATATCGGGCGCTTTGCGCCGACTCCCAGTGGTTATCTGCATTTCGGCTCGCTGGTCGCAGCGCTGGCGTCGTATCTGGATGCGCGTGCGGTGGGTGGGCAGTGGTTGCTGCGCATGGAAGATCTCGACCCGCCTCGCGAAGAGCCGGGTGCACAAACGGCGATTCTCGACACCCTGGAGCGTTACGGTTTCGAATGGGACGGCGCGATGGTCCGCCAGAGCGAGCGTCATGAAGCCTATGCTGAAATCATCCAGCGCTGGTTCAATCATGGCCTGGCGTACGCGTGCACCTGCTCGCGCAAGCAGCTTGAGTCGTTTCAGGGTATTTACCCGGGGTTCTGTCGCGATGCGGGACACGCACCAGACAACGCGGCAATCCGCATTCGTGTACCCGAGCTGGAATACCGTTTCGAAGACCGGGCGCAGGGCATCTTTCGCATGCATCTGGGCCGTGAGAGCGGTGATTTCGTGATTCGCAGGCGTGACGGGCTTTACGCCTATCAGCTCGCGGTGGTCATCGATGACGCCTGGCAAGGCATCACCGACATTGTGCGCGGCGCCGATCTGCTGGACTCGACCCCTCGGCATTTATATCTGCAGGAACTGTTGGGCCTGCCTCAGCCGCGCTACCTGCATGTACCGTTGATCACCCAGCCGGACGGTCACAAGCTCGGCAAATCCTATCGTTCCCCGCCGCTACCGGCCGACCAGGCAACACCGCTATTGCTGCGGGCCCTGCGCGCGCTGGGCCAGACAGTCGAAGCGCACATGGCCGAGGGCACCGCGAAGGAAGTGCTCGCCTGGGGAATCGAGCACTGGAACGCCGACCTGATCCCCAGGCTGCGCACGATTGAAGAAGCCCGGATAGACTGA
- a CDS encoding sensor histidine kinase, whose protein sequence is MPMSFSLTQMLLVSAAYLLLLFGVAWVSERGLIPRWIIRHPLTYTLSLGVYASAWAFYGTVGLAYKYGYGFLSSYLGVSGAFLLAPVLLYPILKITRTYQLSSLADLFAFRFRSTWAGALTTIFMLIGVLPLLALQIQAVADSISILTREPVQDRVAIAFCALITLFTIFFGSRHIATREKHEGLVFAIAFESLIKLIALGGVGLYALYGVFDGPQQLELWLLQNQTALASLHTPLQEGPWRTLLLVFFASAIVMPHMYHMTFTENLNPRSLVSASWGLPLFLLLISLAVPLILWAGLKLGATTSPEYFTLGIGIAANSKSLALLAYIGGLSAASGLIIVTTLALSGMALNHLVLPLYQPPAEGNIYRWLKWTRRGLIVAIIALGYAFYLMLGAQQDLANLGIVAFVATLQFLPGVLSVLYWPTANRRGFIAGLLAGICVWVVSMLLPLIGNLQGFYIPWLNMIYVLDDTSWHMAAIASLAANVLLFTLISLFTNASPEEVSAAEACAVDNVSRPQRRELHAVSPQEFATQLAKPLGAKAAQKEVEQALRDLYLPFDERRPYALRRLRDRIEANLSGLMGPSVAQDMVETFLPYKSGSEKYVTEDIHFIESRLEDYHSRLTGLAAELDALRRYHRQTLQELPMGVCSLAEDQEILMWNRAMEELTGIVAQRVVGSRLDTIAEPWKGLLTGFTSVPDEHLHKQKLGLDGQTRWLNLHKAAINEPLAPGNSGLVVLVEDLTDTQMLEDKLVHSERLASIGRLAAGVAHEIGNPITGIACLAQNLREEREEDGELKEISSQILEQTKRVSRIVQSLMSFAHAGAHQHSDEAVCLAEVAQDAIGLLALNRRNFEVHFYNLCNPEHWAVGDPQRLAQVLINLLSNARDASPAGSAVRVKSEVSEHTVDLIVEDEGSGISKAIMDRLFEPFFTTKEPGEGTGLGLALVYSIVEEHYGQITIDSPADPEQQRGTRIRVTLPRHVDATSTAN, encoded by the coding sequence ATGCCGATGAGCTTTAGTCTGACGCAGATGCTGCTGGTCAGCGCCGCCTACCTGCTGCTGCTGTTCGGCGTGGCCTGGGTCAGCGAGCGCGGCCTGATTCCGCGCTGGATCATTCGCCATCCTCTGACCTACACCCTTTCACTCGGCGTGTACGCCAGTGCCTGGGCGTTTTACGGCACTGTCGGGCTGGCCTACAAATACGGCTACGGCTTTCTGTCCAGTTACCTCGGCGTTTCCGGCGCATTCCTGCTGGCGCCGGTGCTGCTTTACCCTATTCTCAAGATTACCCGCACCTACCAACTGTCATCGCTGGCCGACCTGTTCGCCTTCCGTTTTCGCAGCACCTGGGCCGGCGCGCTGACCACCATTTTCATGCTGATTGGCGTGTTGCCGTTACTCGCCTTGCAGATTCAGGCAGTGGCTGACTCCATCAGTATCCTGACCCGTGAACCGGTGCAGGACCGGGTCGCCATTGCCTTTTGCGCATTGATCACCCTGTTCACCATCTTCTTTGGCTCGCGGCATATCGCGACCCGCGAGAAGCATGAAGGTCTGGTGTTCGCCATTGCATTCGAGTCGCTGATCAAGCTGATCGCGCTGGGGGGTGTCGGCCTTTATGCCTTGTACGGCGTGTTCGACGGCCCGCAACAGCTTGAATTATGGCTGCTGCAGAATCAGACCGCCCTCGCCTCGCTGCACACGCCCTTGCAGGAAGGGCCCTGGCGCACCCTGCTGCTGGTGTTCTTCGCCTCGGCCATCGTCATGCCGCACATGTATCACATGACCTTCACGGAAAACCTCAATCCGCGCTCGCTGGTCAGCGCCAGTTGGGGGCTGCCGCTGTTTTTACTGTTGATCAGCCTGGCCGTGCCGCTGATTTTGTGGGCCGGGCTCAAGCTAGGCGCCACCACCAGTCCGGAATATTTCACCCTTGGAATCGGCATCGCCGCCAACAGCAAGTCGCTGGCTCTGCTTGCCTACATCGGAGGCCTCTCGGCAGCCAGCGGGCTGATCATTGTCACCACACTGGCGCTGTCCGGCATGGCACTCAACCATCTGGTGCTGCCGCTTTACCAGCCACCGGCCGAAGGCAATATCTATCGCTGGCTGAAATGGACCCGGCGCGGGCTGATCGTGGCAATCATCGCCCTGGGCTACGCCTTCTATCTGATGCTGGGTGCCCAGCAGGATCTGGCCAACCTGGGCATCGTCGCCTTCGTCGCGACCCTGCAATTTCTGCCCGGCGTACTGTCAGTGCTGTACTGGCCGACCGCCAACCGGCGCGGTTTCATTGCTGGCCTGCTGGCCGGGATTTGCGTGTGGGTGGTCAGCATGCTGCTGCCGCTGATCGGCAACCTGCAGGGCTTTTATATCCCTTGGCTGAACATGATCTACGTACTGGACGACACCAGTTGGCACATGGCAGCGATTGCTTCGCTGGCGGCCAACGTGTTGCTGTTCACCCTGATTTCGCTGTTCACCAACGCCAGCCCTGAAGAAGTCAGTGCCGCCGAGGCCTGCGCAGTTGATAACGTGAGCCGCCCGCAACGCCGCGAACTGCATGCGGTGTCACCGCAGGAATTCGCCACGCAACTGGCCAAGCCCCTCGGCGCGAAAGCCGCGCAGAAAGAAGTCGAACAGGCGTTGCGTGATCTTTACCTGCCCTTCGACGAGCGCCGTCCTTATGCGCTACGCCGCCTGCGCGACCGGATCGAAGCCAACCTGTCGGGCTTGATGGGCCCCAGTGTTGCGCAGGACATGGTGGAAACCTTCCTGCCCTACAAGTCCGGCAGCGAAAAATACGTTACCGAAGACATTCACTTTATCGAAAGCCGGCTTGAGGACTACCACTCGCGCCTGACCGGGCTTGCCGCCGAACTCGATGCCCTGCGCCGCTACCACCGGCAGACGTTGCAGGAACTGCCCATGGGCGTGTGTTCACTGGCCGAAGATCAGGAAATATTGATGTGGAACCGGGCGATGGAAGAGCTCACCGGAATTGTTGCGCAACGTGTCGTCGGCTCACGCCTGGACACCATCGCGGAACCATGGAAAGGGTTGCTGACTGGTTTCACCAGCGTGCCGGACGAGCATTTGCACAAACAGAAACTCGGTCTGGACGGACAGACCCGCTGGCTCAACCTGCACAAGGCGGCCATCAATGAACCGCTCGCACCCGGTAACAGTGGCCTGGTAGTGCTGGTTGAAGACCTGACCGATACCCAGATGCTTGAAGACAAGCTGGTGCATTCCGAACGACTGGCCAGCATCGGACGCCTGGCTGCCGGCGTGGCGCATGAGATCGGCAACCCGATCACCGGCATCGCCTGCCTTGCGCAAAACCTGCGTGAAGAACGCGAAGAAGACGGCGAACTGAAGGAAATCAGCAGCCAGATCCTTGAACAGACCAAGCGCGTATCGCGGATCGTCCAGTCGCTGATGAGCTTCGCCCACGCGGGTGCTCATCAGCACAGCGACGAGGCCGTCTGTCTGGCCGAAGTGGCCCAGGATGCTATTGGTCTGCTGGCGCTGAACCGGCGCAATTTCGAAGTACACTTCTACAACCTGTGCAACCCCGAACACTGGGCCGTCGGTGATCCGCAGCGCCTTGCGCAGGTCCTGATCAACCTGCTCTCCAACGCACGCGACGCGTCCCCTGCGGGCAGCGCAGTCAGGGTCAAGAGCGAAGTATCCGAGCACACTGTCGACCTCATCGTCGAAGACGAAGGCAGCGGAATTTCAAAGGCAATCATGGACCGTTTGTTCGAGCCATTTTTTACCACCAAGGAGCCTGGCGAAGGAACCGGACTTGGCCTTGCGCTGGTCTATTCCATCGTTGAAGAGCATTATGGACAGATCACTATCGACAGCCCGGCCGACCCCGAGCAACAGCGTGGCACTCGAATTCGGGTGACCTTGCCACGCCATGTCGACGCGACGTCCACCGCGAACTGA
- a CDS encoding sigma-54-dependent transcriptional regulator, which yields MPHILIVEDETIIRSALRRLLERNQYEVSEAGSVQEAQERFSIPSFDLIVSDLRLPGAPGTELIKLGEGKPVLIMTSYASLRSAVDSMKMGAVDYIAKPFDHDEMLQAVSRILRDRQTVKSLQAERSAMSKVNGAEKVTSQNASGEIGIIGSCPPMLDLYSKIRKVAPTDSNVLVQGESGTGKELVARALHNLSRRAKAPMISVNCAAIPESLIESELFGHEKGAFTGASAGRAGLVEAADGGTLFLDEIGELPLEAQARLLRVLQEGEIRRVGSVQSQKVDVRLIAATHRDLKTLAKNGEFREDLFYRLHVIALKLPALRERGSDVLEIAQAFLVRQSAKVGRDDLKFAPDAEQAIRHYSWPGNVRELENAVERSVILCENPDITADLLGIDIELDGLDDDEYMGMAPLPGSSNTTGSEPSEDLSLEDYFQHFVLEHQDHMTETELARKLGVSRKCLWERRQRLGIPRRKGVASET from the coding sequence ATGCCGCATATTTTGATCGTCGAAGACGAAACGATTATCCGCTCAGCCCTGCGTCGTCTGCTTGAACGCAATCAGTATGAGGTCAGTGAAGCGGGCTCCGTTCAGGAAGCTCAGGAACGTTTCAGCATTCCATCATTTGATTTGATTGTCAGCGACCTGCGTCTGCCAGGCGCACCCGGCACCGAACTGATAAAGCTGGGCGAAGGTAAACCGGTGCTGATCATGACCAGTTACGCAAGCCTGCGCTCGGCCGTCGACTCGATGAAGATGGGCGCGGTGGATTACATCGCCAAACCTTTCGATCACGACGAAATGCTCCAGGCTGTCTCGCGTATTCTGCGGGATCGCCAGACCGTGAAGAGCCTGCAAGCCGAACGCAGCGCCATGAGTAAGGTGAACGGCGCCGAAAAAGTCACCTCGCAGAACGCCAGTGGCGAGATCGGCATCATCGGCTCCTGCCCGCCGATGCTCGATCTTTACAGCAAGATCCGCAAAGTGGCGCCGACCGACTCCAACGTTCTGGTTCAGGGTGAATCCGGTACGGGCAAGGAACTGGTCGCCCGTGCACTGCACAACCTTTCACGCCGTGCCAAGGCACCGATGATTTCGGTCAACTGCGCAGCGATCCCTGAATCGCTGATCGAGTCCGAACTGTTCGGTCACGAGAAAGGCGCATTCACCGGAGCCAGCGCCGGTCGTGCCGGGCTGGTCGAAGCGGCAGACGGCGGGACCCTGTTTCTCGACGAGATCGGCGAACTGCCACTGGAAGCCCAGGCGCGCCTGCTGCGCGTCCTGCAGGAAGGCGAAATCCGGCGTGTCGGTTCGGTGCAGTCACAGAAGGTCGATGTGCGCCTGATTGCTGCAACACACCGAGACCTCAAGACCCTGGCCAAGAATGGCGAATTCCGTGAAGACCTGTTTTACCGTCTGCACGTTATCGCCCTCAAGCTGCCGGCGTTGCGCGAACGTGGCAGCGATGTACTGGAAATTGCCCAGGCGTTTCTGGTGCGGCAAAGCGCCAAGGTTGGCCGTGACGACCTGAAGTTTGCCCCGGACGCCGAACAGGCCATCCGTCATTACAGCTGGCCGGGCAACGTACGCGAACTGGAAAACGCCGTCGAGCGCTCGGTGATCCTTTGCGAAAACCCGGACATTACCGCCGACCTGCTGGGCATCGACATCGAACTGGACGGTCTCGATGACGACGAGTACATGGGCATGGCCCCACTGCCCGGTTCCTCGAACACCACCGGCAGCGAGCCGAGCGAAGACCTTTCGCTGGAAGACTACTTCCAGCACTTCGTTCTGGAACACCAGGACCACATGACCGAAACCGAACTGGCGCGCAAGCTGGGCGTCAGTCGCAAGTGCCTGTGGGAGCGTCGCCAGCGTTTGGGCATCCCGCGCCGCAAGGGTGTGGCCAGCGAAACCTGA